A DNA window from Plasmodium vinckei vinckei genome assembly, chromosome: PVVCY_02 contains the following coding sequences:
- a CDS encoding CIR protein PIR protein codes for MDAQLCQIFNVFWKDFPDTLNGGNYQFNDNEICQTYCNNNCENDNCENDNDKIMAGWISLIKTIYDLDSIEDDIPNNMNINKYITIWLIYMLNLKPDNSISNLNDFYDQYKNQRGGHTLVSTNTKDYSNIIDDLINNTKYLMNVNKGIISKFYNLLKSLCSMYDDINKDISDCTQYYGKAKIFFDEYQELLNNNDFDTDDSSHTTLLPSLSNNYDNFKIYCAEKCTGCTSIPPLLTTKTTQVSVETSTPSHVQNNPHLSLQGSEVTSSSSSIASKLIPALLIFAIPIFLGIAYKYSLFGFDKQLQRQYLREKIKKITKKMNNYI; via the exons ATGGATGCCCAATTg tgtcaaatttttaatgttttttgGAAGGATTTTCCCGATACATTAAATGGTGGAAACTATCAATTTAATGATAATGAAATTTGCCAAACCtattgtaataataattgtgAAAATGACAATTGTGAGaatgataatgataaaattatggCTGGATGGATATCCCttattaaaacaatttatGATCTTGATTCGATTGAGGATGATATaccaaataatatgaatattaacaaatatattaccatatggttaatttatatgttaaACCTAAAACCTGATAATTCCATCAGCAATTTAAATGACTTTTATGatcaatataaaaatcaaCGTGGAGGACATACCTTGGTTTCAACTAATACTAAAGATTATTCTAACATTATTGATGatcttataaataatacgAAATATTTGATGAATGTGAATAAGGGGATTATAtctaaattttataatttattaaaatcatTATGTAGCATGTACGATGATATTAATAAGGATATATCAGATTGCACCCAATATTATGGAAAAgctaaaatattttttgatgaaTATCAAGAACttcttaataataatgattttgATACTGATGACAGTTCACATACAACATTATTGCCTAGtttatcaaataattatgataattttaaaatatattgtgcTGAAAAATGCACTGGTTGTACCAGTATTCCACCTCTTCTAACGACAAAAACAACACAAGTTTCGGTAGAAACTTCTACGCCAAGTCATGTACAAAATAATCCACACCTTTCTTTACAAGGTTCTGAGGTTACATCATCAAGCTCGTCGATAGCAAGCAAATTAATTCCAGCTTTATTGATATTTGCAATACCAATTTTCTTGGGAATTGCATATAAG tattcattatttggaTTTGATAAACAACTTCAAAGACAATATttaagagaaaaaataaaaaaaataacgaagaaaatgaataattatatatga